In the Apteryx mantelli isolate bAptMan1 chromosome 13, bAptMan1.hap1, whole genome shotgun sequence genome, one interval contains:
- the CLDN2 gene encoding claudin-2 — protein sequence MVSVGLQLVGYTMAFLGYIGTLTTTLLPSWKISSYIGSSIVTAVGFTKGLWMECATYSTGITQCDIYNSLLGLPADIQAAQALMVSSSVVSSLACLIAIMGMRCTIFMQGSPAKDRVAVTGGVVFVLGGLLCFIPMVWNIHVVLRDFYSPLLPDSTKYEMGEALYLGIISSLLSLIGGFILCASCPPRDSPDTYHSTYQPQLLAGKGPRPSTSQTQKTKSEFSSYKLTGYV from the coding sequence ATGGTCTCCGTGGGGCTCCAGCTGGTGGGCTACACCATGGCTTTCCTGGGCTACATCGGCACGCTGACGACCACACTGCTGCCCAGCTGGAAGATCAGCTCCTACATCGGCTCCAGCATCGTGACGGCCGTGGGCTTCACCAAGGGGCTGTGGATGGAGTGCGCCACGTACAGCACGGGCATCACCCAGTGCGACATCTACAACTCCCTGCTCGGCCTGCCCGCCGACATCCAGGCGGCCCAGGCCCTGATGGTGAGCTCCAGTGTCGTCTCCTCCCTCGCCTGCCTCATCGCCATCATGGGCATGAGGTGCACCATCTTCATGCAGGGCTCGCCAGCCAAGGACAGAGTGGCGGTGACGGGCGGTGTGGTCTTTGTGCTTGGGGGGCTGCTCTGCTTCATCCCCATGGTCTGGAACATCCACGTGGTGCTGCGGGATTTCTACAGCCCCCTGCTCCCCGACAGCACCAAGTATGAGATGGGTGAGGCACTCTACCTGGGCATCatctcttccctgctctccctcaTCGGTGGCTTCATCCTCTGTGCCTCCTGCCCTCCCCGGGACTCACCAGACACCTACCACAGCACCTACCAGCCCCAGCTGCTGGCGGGCAAGGGCCCCCGGCCCTCCACCAGCCAGACGCAGAAGACCAAGAGTGAGTTCAGCTCCTACAAACTGACGGGATACGTGTAG